From a region of the Zingiber officinale cultivar Zhangliang chromosome 10B, Zo_v1.1, whole genome shotgun sequence genome:
- the LOC122028921 gene encoding uncharacterized protein LOC122028921, whose amino-acid sequence MWFVDSLVSLLATCGSDTVKLFDVTVDAGDPCTLSYTPSPGSQINSVKWNHTNLVVASAGDDKKISLWNKNGQSMGSFPSHGSDLADDIEESKTQLLIWCHAKNIHSCYVGYNNSAKCILRWTPSHFSNCCQCLGQCHSCFYFLIGNCTEDGKAQLEDCKREGQACRGHLLHRWRPHLHILESPEKGDAWLKGFALMLFGYFACSVSLVLQASICEIYPAKLTMNAVMCFFAALQSSALSLIFERNASSWRMFPLFTHLILCIVFVWLLITLLFEVANLLLNLPSLDNDLLQ is encoded by the exons ATGTGGTTCGTGGATTCATTAGTTTCGCTTCTCGCCACTTGCGGCAGCGACACCGTCAAGCTCTTCGACGTCACGGTGGATGCCGGTGATCCCTGCACCCTCAGCTACACGCCTTCCCCCGGATCTCAAATCAACTCCGTCAAGTGGAACCACACCA ACCTAGTGGTTGCTAGTGCTGGTGACGATAAAAAGATATCACTTTGGAACAAAAATGGCCAAAGTATGGGATCCTTTCCTTCTCACGGCAGTGACCTTGCTGATGACATTGAG GAATCGAAGACCCAGCTTCTCATTTGGTGTCATGCTAAAAATATTCATTCTTGCTATGTTGGGTATAACAATTCAGCAAAATGTATACTACGTTGGACTCCATCTCATTTCTCCAACTGTTGCCAGTGCCTTGGGCAATGTCATTCCTGCTTTTACTTTCTTATTGGCAATTGTACTGAG GATGGAAAAGCTCAACTTGAAGACTGTAAGAGGGAGGGCCAAGCTTGCAGGGGCCATCTTCTGCATCGCTGGCGCCCTCATCTTCACATTTTGGAAAG TCCTGAGAAAGGCGATGCCTGGCTTAAAGGCTTTGCTCTTATGCTATTCGGCTATTTTGCATGCAGTGTATCGCTTGTTCTTCAG GCATCCATCTGTGAGATCTACCCAGCCAAACTCACCATGAATGCCGTGATGTGCTTCTTCGCAGCACTGCAATCTTCTGCACTTTCCCTCATCTTTGAAAGGAATGCCTCGTCATGGAGAATGTTTCCGCTATTTACTCATcttattttgtgcattgtatttGTTTGG CTCCTCATTACTCTACTGTTTGAAGTTGCCAACCTcctgttaaatctgccttctttgGACAATGATCTGTTACAATGA